Proteins encoded together in one Monomorium pharaonis isolate MP-MQ-018 chromosome 8, ASM1337386v2, whole genome shotgun sequence window:
- the LOC105838785 gene encoding transient receptor potential-gamma protein isoform X1 gives MASDATRGRFTAGGFLRGTAGQHVNFDPEAPPLPPAHVVQTTCLLERPEIDKKVKRHSIHGMMEEENVVRPHQEMASLSLQEKKYLLAVERGDVASVRRMLQKAHDADININCVDPLGRSALLMAIDNENLEMVELLIEHKVDTKDALLHAISEEFVEAVEVLLEHEESLHRNGEPHSWEALPPDTATFTPDITPLILSAHRDNYEIIKILLDRGSTLPMPHDVRCGCDECVTSRMEDSLRHSRSRINAYRALASPSLIALSSKDPILTAFELSWELRRLSFLEHEFKIEYQELRRQCQDFATALLDHTRSSYELEVLLNHDPTGPAFEHGERMHLNRLKLAIKLRQKKFVAHPNVQQLLASIWYEGLPGFRRKNMFLQALEIVRIGVLFPFFSVAYIIAPHSMVGQTMRKPFIKFICHSASYFTFLFMLILASQRIESVIGNWMGHEPDVTEYEPAPTKRGAAPTIVEWFILAWVSGLIWSEVKQLWDVGLEEYVNDMWNVIDFVTNSLYVATVALRIVAYYRVQKERDEALAGSGPMIELQREEWDTWDPMLISEGLFSAANIFSSLKLVYIFSVNPHLGPLQVSLSRMVMDIMKFLFLYMLVLFAFSCGLNQLLWYYADLEKKQCRYAMSHSNISASLNVDPNACTVWRRFANLFETIQTLFWAVFGLIDLDSFELEGIKVFTRFWGMLMFGTYSVINIVVLLNLLIAMMNHSYQLISERADVEWKFARSRLWISYFEEGGTVPPPFNIIPTPKSAWYVVQWIYRKLCGHSRAAKKEHMRTIRRKVKQASERDFRYQSIIRNLVRRYVTVEQRKAENEGVTEDDVNEIKQDISAFRCELIEILKNSGMNTSTAASGGADDSLKELSVGAGGKKNRQKERRLMKGFNIGPQPGGSGTLPPVAEFIASLQQVQHENSHDLFGSTLSGIFGPGTTPKKSPHHTSTNSVPGLATGSRQSHGTRSSSRKKRWGTLIEAAKAGRVSRLIGRSRSEDSVYSPASEDGGSRSEGSSDSKTSLEGTGHDVQGVQQPHHSHSHSHHVQHHEAHHMFTHGLGPALAALRKKRKKFSASRSSTPAMTSSTNTNPADSSTTSSIATVLSARKISSKKLLQRASSVPTRGPELTPQSSIASSRRHEATQSQQPSLDVVEMVINERVNAQQGVVPLTPSTTEESVVASGSTSITAKRNGSAAQLQHLPGIEPISGHDVSAGWL, from the exons ATGGCGTCCGACGCAACGAGGGGTCGATTCACCGCCGGCGGCTTCCTGCGGGGCACCGCCGGGCAACATGTGAACTTCGACCCCGAGGCGCCTCCGCTGCCGCCGGCGCACGTCGTGCAGACGACCTGTCTGCTCGAACGGCCGGAAATTGACAAGAAAGTCAAG AGGCACAGCATACATGGCATGATGGAGGAAGAGAACGTCGTAAGACCTCATCAGGAAATGGCCAGCCTGTCGCTTCAGGAGAAGAAATATCTTCTCGCTGTCGAGCGTGGAGACGTGGCTTCCGTTAGAAG AATGCTCCAAAAAGCCCACGATGCCGACATTAACATTAACTGCGTGGATCCTCTCGGACGATCGGCCCTCCTCATGGCGATCGATAATGAAAATCTAGAGATGGTGGAGCTTTTAATAGAGCACAAGGTCGATACTAAGGATGCGCTTCTTCACGCTATCTCCGAGGAATTTGTTGAGGCGGTGGAGGTTCTTCTGGAGCATGAGGAAAGTCTGCACAGGAATGGCGAGCCACAT AGCTGGGAGGCTCTACCTCCTGATACAGCCACGTTCACGCCCGACATTACGCCGTTGATCCTGTCGGCTCACAGGGACAACTACGAGATCATAAAGATCCTCTTGGATCGTGGATCCACTCTGCCGATGCCGCACGACGTACGCTGTGG ATGCGACGAGTGCGTGACTTCGAGGATGGAGGATTCCCTGAGGCATTCGAGGAGCCGAATAAACGCCTATCGGGCGTTGGCGTCGCCGTCCTTGATAGCACTGTCGTCTAAAGATCCCATCCTGACTGCTTTCGAGCTCTCCTGGGAACTTCGACGGCTCTCGTTCTTGGAGCACGAATTCAAGATTGAGTATCAG GAGCTCCGAAGACAGTGCCAAGATTTCGCGACCGCATTGCTGGACCATACTAGAAGTTCCTACGAGCTTGAAGTCCTGCTGAATCATGACCCAACGGGACCAGCTTTTGAGCACGGAGAGAGGATGCATCTTAACCGCTTAAAATTAGCAATTAAACTGAGACAAAAGAAG TTCGTGGCGCATCCCAACGTACAGCAGCTATTGGCATCGATCTGGTACGAGGGTCTGCCGGGATTTCGAAGGAAGAATATGTTCCTGCAGGCGCTGGAGATTGTCAGGATCGGCGTTCTCTTCCCGTTCTTCAGCGTAGCGTATATAATCGCGCCTCACAGCATGGTCGGTCAAACCATGAGAAAGCCATTTATCAAATTCATCTGCCATTCCGCGTCGTACTTCACTTTTTTAT TCATGTTAATTCTGGCTAGTCAGCGGATAGAGAGCGTGATCGGTAATTGGATGGGACACGAACCAGACGTTACGGAGTACGAACCAGCGCCGACAAAAAGAGGCGCCGCACCAACGATCGTGGAATG GTTCATATTGGCCTGGGTGTCGGGGTTGATCTGGTCGGAGGTGAAACAATTGTGGGACGTGGGCCTGGAGGAGTACGTGAACGACATGTGGAACGTGATTGACTTCGTAACGAACTCGCTGTACGTAGCCACGGTGGCGCTCAGGATCGTAGCGTACTACAGGGTGCAAAAGGAGAGGGACGAGGCGCTCGCGGGATCGGGACCGATGATCGAGCTCCAGCGTGAGGAGTGGGACACCTGGGACCCGATGCTCATCTCCGAGGGCCTCTTCTCCGCCGCCAACATCTTCAG TTCGCTAAAGCTCGTCTACATATTCTCCGTGAATCCTCATCTCGGCCCGCTGCAGGTCTCCCTTTCGAGGATGGTCATGGACATTATGAAATTCTTATTCCTCTACATGCTGGTTCTCTTCGCCTTCTCATGCG GTCTCAATCAACTTCTCTGGTATTACGCCGACCTGGAGAAAAAACAATGTCGCTATGCGATGTCGCATTCTAATATTAGCGCCAGTCTTAACGTCGACCCTAACGCGTGCACCGTTTGGCGCCGATTCGCAAA TCTGTTCGAGACAATACAAACACTCTTTTGGGCGGTTTTCGGCTTGATAGACCTCGACAGCTTCGAACTAGAAGGCATCAAGGTGTTCACCAGGTTTTGGGGCATGCTGATGTTCGGTACTTATTCGGTTATTAACATCGTCGTCCTCCTTAATCTTCTGATTGCCATGATGAATCATTCCTATCAACTAATCTCG GAACGCGCCGATGTCGAGTGGAAGTTTGCGAGGAGCAGACTCTGGATCAGCTATTTCGAGGAGGGCGGTACCGTTCCGCCGCCGTTTAACATCATACCGACCCCGAAGAGCGCCTGGTACGTCGTACAATGGATATATCGGAAGCTCTGTGGACACAGCAGGGCGGCCAAGAAGGAACACATGCGAACAATCAGG CGAAAGGTCAAGCAGGCTTCCGAGCGGGACTTCAGGTATCAGAGTATCATAAGGAATTTGGTAAGACGATACGTCACCGTCGAGCAACGCAAGGCAGAAAACGAAGGTGTCACGGAGGACGACGTGAACGAAATCAAACAAGACATCAGCGCATTCCGTTGCGAGCTCATCGAGATACTGAAGAATTCCGGTATGAACACCTCCACCGCGGCGAGCGGCGGAGCCG ACGATAGCCTTAAAGAGCTGTCCGTAGGTGCGGGTGGCAAGAAAAACCGTCAGAAAGAGCGGCGCTTAATGAAGGGTTTCAACATCGGGCCGCAACCCGGCGGAAGCGGCACCCTGCCGCCTGTCGCCGAATTTATCGCGTCCCTTCAACAAGTCCAGCACGAAAACTCCCATGACTTATTCGGCTCTACTCTAAGCGGCATATTTGGGCCGGGCACAACCCCAAAGAAGAGCCCACATCATACCAGCACTAATAGCGTACCCGGGCTGGCCACTGGGTCGCGACAAAGCCACGGTACCAGAAGCAGCTCCCGGAAGAAGCGCTGGGGCACTTTGATTGAGGCTGCGAAAGCCGGAAGGGTCTCCAGACTGATCG GTAGATCTCGTTCAGAGGACTCTGTATACTCGCCAGCGTCCGAAGATGGCGGCTCGCGATCTGAAGGCTCCTCAGATTCAAAGACCTCCTTGGAGGGAACCGGTCACGATGTACAAGGTGTCCAGCAACCCCATCACTCTCATTCTCACTCTCATCACGTGCAACATCACGAGGCGCATCACATGTTTACCCATGGCTTGGGCCCGGCTCTAGCCGCCCTGAGGAAGAAGCGAAAGAAGTTCTCCGCATCGAGGTCGTCCACACCCGCGATGACCAGCAGCACCAACACGAATCCGGCGGACTCGAGCACGACGTCCTCGATCGCCACCGTTCTGTCGGCCAGAAAGATCTCCTCGAAGAAGTTGCTGCAACGTGCGAGCAGCGTGCCCACCCGGGGCCCGGAATTAACCCCGCAGTCGTCAATAGCGTCGTCGCGACGGCACGAGGCCACGCAGAGCCAGCAGCCCAGTCTCGACGTCGTCGAGATGGTCATCAACGAGCGCGTCAACGCGCAGCAAG GTGTTGTGCCACTGACGCCGTCGACCACCGAGGAGAGCGTGGTGGCGAGCGGCTCGACGTCGATCACGGCGAAGCGAAACGGATCGGCGGCGCAGCTGCAACATCTTCCCGGTATCGAGCCGATTTCCGGCCACGACGTGTCCGCCGGCTGGCTCTGA
- the LOC105838785 gene encoding transient receptor potential-gamma protein isoform X2 produces the protein MASDATRGRFTAGGFLRGTAGQHVNFDPEAPPLPPAHVVQTTCLLERPEIDKKVKRHSIHGMMEEENVVRPHQEMASLSLQEKKYLLAVERGDVASVRRMLQKAHDADININCVDPLGRSALLMAIDNENLEMVELLIEHKVDTKDALLHAISEEFVEAVEVLLEHEESLHRNGEPHSWEALPPDTATFTPDITPLILSAHRDNYEIIKILLDRGSTLPMPHDVRCGCDECVTSRMEDSLRHSRSRINAYRALASPSLIALSSKDPILTAFELSWELRRLSFLEHEFKIEYQELRRQCQDFATALLDHTRSSYELEVLLNHDPTGPAFEHGERMHLNRLKLAIKLRQKKFVAHPNVQQLLASIWYEGLPGFRRKNMFLQALEIVRIGVLFPFFSVAYIIAPHSMVGQTMRKPFIKFICHSASYFTFLFMLILASQRIESVIGNWMGHEPDVTEYEPAPTKRGAAPTIVEWFILAWVSGLIWSEVKQLWDVGLEEYVNDMWNVIDFVTNSLYVATVALRIVAYYRVQKERDEALAGSGPMIELQREEWDTWDPMLISEGLFSAANIFSSLKLVYIFSVNPHLGPLQVSLSRMVMDIMKFLFLYMLVLFAFSCGLNQLLWYYADLEKKQCRYAMSHSNISASLNVDPNACTVWRRFANLFETIQTLFWAVFGLIDLDSFELEGIKVFTRFWGMLMFGTYSVINIVVLLNLLIAMMNHSYQLISERADVEWKFARSRLWISYFEEGGTVPPPFNIIPTPKSAWYVVQWIYRKLCGHSRAAKKEHMRTIRRKVKQASERDFRYQSIIRNLVRRYVTVEQRKAENEGVTEDDVNEIKQDISAFRCELIEILKNSGMNTSTAASGGAGAGGKKNRQKERRLMKGFNIGPQPGGSGTLPPVAEFIASLQQVQHENSHDLFGSTLSGIFGPGTTPKKSPHHTSTNSVPGLATGSRQSHGTRSSSRKKRWGTLIEAAKAGRVSRLIGRSRSEDSVYSPASEDGGSRSEGSSDSKTSLEGTGHDVQGVQQPHHSHSHSHHVQHHEAHHMFTHGLGPALAALRKKRKKFSASRSSTPAMTSSTNTNPADSSTTSSIATVLSARKISSKKLLQRASSVPTRGPELTPQSSIASSRRHEATQSQQPSLDVVEMVINERVNAQQGVVPLTPSTTEESVVASGSTSITAKRNGSAAQLQHLPGIEPISGHDVSAGWL, from the exons ATGGCGTCCGACGCAACGAGGGGTCGATTCACCGCCGGCGGCTTCCTGCGGGGCACCGCCGGGCAACATGTGAACTTCGACCCCGAGGCGCCTCCGCTGCCGCCGGCGCACGTCGTGCAGACGACCTGTCTGCTCGAACGGCCGGAAATTGACAAGAAAGTCAAG AGGCACAGCATACATGGCATGATGGAGGAAGAGAACGTCGTAAGACCTCATCAGGAAATGGCCAGCCTGTCGCTTCAGGAGAAGAAATATCTTCTCGCTGTCGAGCGTGGAGACGTGGCTTCCGTTAGAAG AATGCTCCAAAAAGCCCACGATGCCGACATTAACATTAACTGCGTGGATCCTCTCGGACGATCGGCCCTCCTCATGGCGATCGATAATGAAAATCTAGAGATGGTGGAGCTTTTAATAGAGCACAAGGTCGATACTAAGGATGCGCTTCTTCACGCTATCTCCGAGGAATTTGTTGAGGCGGTGGAGGTTCTTCTGGAGCATGAGGAAAGTCTGCACAGGAATGGCGAGCCACAT AGCTGGGAGGCTCTACCTCCTGATACAGCCACGTTCACGCCCGACATTACGCCGTTGATCCTGTCGGCTCACAGGGACAACTACGAGATCATAAAGATCCTCTTGGATCGTGGATCCACTCTGCCGATGCCGCACGACGTACGCTGTGG ATGCGACGAGTGCGTGACTTCGAGGATGGAGGATTCCCTGAGGCATTCGAGGAGCCGAATAAACGCCTATCGGGCGTTGGCGTCGCCGTCCTTGATAGCACTGTCGTCTAAAGATCCCATCCTGACTGCTTTCGAGCTCTCCTGGGAACTTCGACGGCTCTCGTTCTTGGAGCACGAATTCAAGATTGAGTATCAG GAGCTCCGAAGACAGTGCCAAGATTTCGCGACCGCATTGCTGGACCATACTAGAAGTTCCTACGAGCTTGAAGTCCTGCTGAATCATGACCCAACGGGACCAGCTTTTGAGCACGGAGAGAGGATGCATCTTAACCGCTTAAAATTAGCAATTAAACTGAGACAAAAGAAG TTCGTGGCGCATCCCAACGTACAGCAGCTATTGGCATCGATCTGGTACGAGGGTCTGCCGGGATTTCGAAGGAAGAATATGTTCCTGCAGGCGCTGGAGATTGTCAGGATCGGCGTTCTCTTCCCGTTCTTCAGCGTAGCGTATATAATCGCGCCTCACAGCATGGTCGGTCAAACCATGAGAAAGCCATTTATCAAATTCATCTGCCATTCCGCGTCGTACTTCACTTTTTTAT TCATGTTAATTCTGGCTAGTCAGCGGATAGAGAGCGTGATCGGTAATTGGATGGGACACGAACCAGACGTTACGGAGTACGAACCAGCGCCGACAAAAAGAGGCGCCGCACCAACGATCGTGGAATG GTTCATATTGGCCTGGGTGTCGGGGTTGATCTGGTCGGAGGTGAAACAATTGTGGGACGTGGGCCTGGAGGAGTACGTGAACGACATGTGGAACGTGATTGACTTCGTAACGAACTCGCTGTACGTAGCCACGGTGGCGCTCAGGATCGTAGCGTACTACAGGGTGCAAAAGGAGAGGGACGAGGCGCTCGCGGGATCGGGACCGATGATCGAGCTCCAGCGTGAGGAGTGGGACACCTGGGACCCGATGCTCATCTCCGAGGGCCTCTTCTCCGCCGCCAACATCTTCAG TTCGCTAAAGCTCGTCTACATATTCTCCGTGAATCCTCATCTCGGCCCGCTGCAGGTCTCCCTTTCGAGGATGGTCATGGACATTATGAAATTCTTATTCCTCTACATGCTGGTTCTCTTCGCCTTCTCATGCG GTCTCAATCAACTTCTCTGGTATTACGCCGACCTGGAGAAAAAACAATGTCGCTATGCGATGTCGCATTCTAATATTAGCGCCAGTCTTAACGTCGACCCTAACGCGTGCACCGTTTGGCGCCGATTCGCAAA TCTGTTCGAGACAATACAAACACTCTTTTGGGCGGTTTTCGGCTTGATAGACCTCGACAGCTTCGAACTAGAAGGCATCAAGGTGTTCACCAGGTTTTGGGGCATGCTGATGTTCGGTACTTATTCGGTTATTAACATCGTCGTCCTCCTTAATCTTCTGATTGCCATGATGAATCATTCCTATCAACTAATCTCG GAACGCGCCGATGTCGAGTGGAAGTTTGCGAGGAGCAGACTCTGGATCAGCTATTTCGAGGAGGGCGGTACCGTTCCGCCGCCGTTTAACATCATACCGACCCCGAAGAGCGCCTGGTACGTCGTACAATGGATATATCGGAAGCTCTGTGGACACAGCAGGGCGGCCAAGAAGGAACACATGCGAACAATCAGG CGAAAGGTCAAGCAGGCTTCCGAGCGGGACTTCAGGTATCAGAGTATCATAAGGAATTTGGTAAGACGATACGTCACCGTCGAGCAACGCAAGGCAGAAAACGAAGGTGTCACGGAGGACGACGTGAACGAAATCAAACAAGACATCAGCGCATTCCGTTGCGAGCTCATCGAGATACTGAAGAATTCCGGTATGAACACCTCCACCGCGGCGAGCGGCGGAGCCG GTGCGGGTGGCAAGAAAAACCGTCAGAAAGAGCGGCGCTTAATGAAGGGTTTCAACATCGGGCCGCAACCCGGCGGAAGCGGCACCCTGCCGCCTGTCGCCGAATTTATCGCGTCCCTTCAACAAGTCCAGCACGAAAACTCCCATGACTTATTCGGCTCTACTCTAAGCGGCATATTTGGGCCGGGCACAACCCCAAAGAAGAGCCCACATCATACCAGCACTAATAGCGTACCCGGGCTGGCCACTGGGTCGCGACAAAGCCACGGTACCAGAAGCAGCTCCCGGAAGAAGCGCTGGGGCACTTTGATTGAGGCTGCGAAAGCCGGAAGGGTCTCCAGACTGATCG GTAGATCTCGTTCAGAGGACTCTGTATACTCGCCAGCGTCCGAAGATGGCGGCTCGCGATCTGAAGGCTCCTCAGATTCAAAGACCTCCTTGGAGGGAACCGGTCACGATGTACAAGGTGTCCAGCAACCCCATCACTCTCATTCTCACTCTCATCACGTGCAACATCACGAGGCGCATCACATGTTTACCCATGGCTTGGGCCCGGCTCTAGCCGCCCTGAGGAAGAAGCGAAAGAAGTTCTCCGCATCGAGGTCGTCCACACCCGCGATGACCAGCAGCACCAACACGAATCCGGCGGACTCGAGCACGACGTCCTCGATCGCCACCGTTCTGTCGGCCAGAAAGATCTCCTCGAAGAAGTTGCTGCAACGTGCGAGCAGCGTGCCCACCCGGGGCCCGGAATTAACCCCGCAGTCGTCAATAGCGTCGTCGCGACGGCACGAGGCCACGCAGAGCCAGCAGCCCAGTCTCGACGTCGTCGAGATGGTCATCAACGAGCGCGTCAACGCGCAGCAAG GTGTTGTGCCACTGACGCCGTCGACCACCGAGGAGAGCGTGGTGGCGAGCGGCTCGACGTCGATCACGGCGAAGCGAAACGGATCGGCGGCGCAGCTGCAACATCTTCCCGGTATCGAGCCGATTTCCGGCCACGACGTGTCCGCCGGCTGGCTCTGA
- the LOC105838786 gene encoding thrombospondin type-1 domain-containing protein 7A, giving the protein MKMLFLILTTCVFAVSHAGCPLRPPVGLTSADKTPGDGGYKIFISGQRANGYIPNAIYTISLGRTFLTASQSRALQHDFSLNGRFSYFMLTVQNAQNNLSARVGHFQLFSVSDLGKSWRPGMAFKEDCINTVIATNNIPKLQTRVMWRAPPAGSGCVTFTAMIWPQDFFVINPVLQWYAEDGALTKTICELTDTEVEGANEIIEDTEKQLNPICEVTEWTDWSPCSVICMKFRSRRVITDPTPQAECSSLVELFQMHPCTESACTLETAKQKTICMITDAEEGPCMANLTRWTFDKQKLMCVPFTYDGCLNIQNSFLTVDECNRHCGVVRDVLIDQAAYTNVNQGQISTDSLSSPSLPVDCVVTHWSNWSPCSVTCGVGRVTSYRTIEREAKNGGRPCPKKLHRRHRCELGPCE; this is encoded by the exons atgaaaatgttatttttaatactgacAACGTGTGTCTTCGCCGTGTCTCACGCCGGATGTCCCTTGAGGCCGCCGGTGGGACTAACTTCTGCAGACAAAACACCGGGAGATGGtggttacaaaattttcatcagCGGACAGAGAGCGAACGGATACATCCCAAATGCAATTTATACGATTAGTCTTGGTCGTACATTTCTAACAg CTTCACAGTCACGGGCTCTGCAACACGATTTCTCACTAAATGGTAGATTTTCGTATTTTATGCTCACGGTGCAAAATGCACAGAATAATCTCTCAGCTCGCGTTGGTCACTTCCAGCTATTTAGCGTTTCTGATTTGGGGAAATCTTGGCGACCGGGAATGGCTTTCAAGGAGGACTGTATTAACACGGTTATCGCGACAAATAATATTCCGAAACTACAG ACTCGAGTAATGTGGCGTGCGCCACCGGCCGGTTCCGGATGTGTTACATTTACCGCGATGATCTGGCCACAAGATTtt TTTGTAATTAACCCTGTGTTACAATGGTACGCGGAGGATGGTGCTCTTACCAAGACTATTTGCGAATTGACAGACACGGAAGTTGAAGGTGCGAATGAAATAATAGAAGATACGGAAAAACAGCTCAATCCTATATGCGAG GTGACTGAATGGACTGACTGGTCACCATGCAGTGTTATTTGCATGAAATTTAGGAGTAGGCGAGTGATAACAGATCCGACGCCGCAGGCGGAATGCTCCTCGCTCGTGGAATTGTTCCAGATGCACCCCTGTACTGAGTCGGCTTGTACACTCGAAACCGCAAAGCAAAAAA CCATTTGCATGATAACGGACGCAGAGGAAGGTCCGTGCATGGCCAACTTAACCAGGTGGACTTTcgataagcaaaaattaatgtgcGTGCCCTTCACATACGATGGATGCCTCAACATTCAGAATAGTTTCTTAACGGTGGATGAATGCAATAGACATTGCGGTGTC GTGCGAGATGTTCTTATCGATCAGGCTGCTTACACGAATGTAAACCAAGGTCAAATATCTACGGACTCGTTGAGTTCTCCATCTCTTCCCGTGGATTGCGTGGTAACTCATTGGTCAAATTGGTCGCCGTGCAGTGTCACTTGCGGGGTTGGCCGCGTCACGAGTTACCGTACCATTGAG CGAGAAGCTAAAAATGGTGGCCGTCCCTGCCCGAAGAAGCTgcatcgtcgtcatcgttgCGAGCTGGGGCCGTGCGAGTAA